The following DNA comes from Megalobrama amblycephala isolate DHTTF-2021 linkage group LG20, ASM1881202v1, whole genome shotgun sequence.
GACACAAGGGATCCTCAATTGAAGACAGCATTGCTTTAATTTCAAATGTTCAATTATCTGACTTCTTTTATCATGCTGTTTTAAGGAAATAAAAATTAGGCATTTTGAAACTCTGTTAAGAAGAACATCTGGCCCCTAAATATCCCAGAGAAACATCTAGCCTACATtggaatattaatatatattcatgTTCATATCATGTATATTTAGTTGTATGTTAGAGGAGAAGTTTAAAGggtgaagcttcggagcattatgaatcttttgtgtcgaatcatgattcggatcgtgtgtcaaaccgccagactgctgaaatcacgtgactttggcgctccggatcgctgattcgacacaaaagattcataacactccgaagcttcatgaagcagtgttttgaaatcggccatcactctataagtcgttattttggggggtttttggcgcaccaaaaatattcttgtcactttataatagtaatattgaaccactgtacatGAACTgatgtaaatatgtttttagaacattaatggatcttgagagaggaaatgtcattgctggctatgcaggcctcactgagccattggatttcaacaaaaatatcttaatttgcgttctgaagattaacgaaagtcttacgggtgtacaacggcatgagggcgagtaataaatgacattagtttcatttttggttgaactaaccctttaagtcaaagGGTGCATAAATGGggtaaagaaaataaagaaatatatgtttatgttttaGGTAGGAACATCTACTTACAACTCTGTCACATCCTCAAGGACCATGTCTGATTAAAAGAATcaagaaaatgtaaaacatcACAAAGAATGCATTACATTATGAAATGAGTACATTCCTGCCACAGTTTTTGAATTCAGTCTCTTACATTTAGAggacaaataaattaataagtgAATGTGTACCTGTATTATTATTGGCTACTTGTATTTTGCAAAATTAAGTTAAATCTAATCCTTAAAAAATTAACCATCACAAATATGTGTCAGCGTTTTTTCCAGCAGTTAAAGGATACTGACAAAGTCGTCGAACCCGAGCAGAGTTCCCACAATCTCTTTATCGTTCTTCATGACGATGTGAATCCGAGAGCCAATGCATTTATCCACCAGCTCTGAAAGACATCATACAAGTCATGACAAGCACAATCAATGACAATTGAAGCAGTGTGAGACTGAGCTTGTGATGTCTGCAGTATGTGCATACTGTGAACAATGTGTAAAACTCACacacaacacaatgtgtttgaCCTTCCAAAACAGGGTGAATAATAAAGCAATGATATCGGCTGTCACGGTTATGCCTGTAGTTCAAAGGGATCAAGAACTGcaaatgtattgtattattaaaGAATTCACGGACAATTCTGCGACCAATAAGTGGTGTGCGATATGACAAAATTAGAGAGCAAAATTAGGGAGTTGGTCCCTTTTTATCACTTATTTACATGGTAtcaaaactaaatatttttgctACTTAAAGAAAACCATGAAGGTTGAGtgattaactttaataagaTGTTTCGCATATCACATCTCTAAAAGTGAAATACACTATACGACTTGCAAAATCATTCATTACCATTCATACAGAAATCGACACGCCCCTTTCAACGTCAAAACTCGGCAAACTCGTCTATCATCTAGATTTCTGAGCTTACCCACTTGTAAAACGACCTAGTCATGACGCTTGGTCATTCATGTGCGTGTAAATCTTAATTACAACATTTCCAACTCTAACGTTACTTGAAAGGCAcataaattaatgaataaacCTAATTGTCAATGAGGGTATGGGTGCGAATTCGGACACAGACTTGCATTTTAACAGAATTCATCCACAATGACTGTAGGGACTGATTTCAGTTTATATCTTTGCTACGAACCAccgaaattaaataaaatatcgaACGGTTAGGCATACTGTTAGTGTACACGTGTGTCCAATAACATAAAAACGTACTGAGATTTGAATGCGACTTACATGGAACTCTATGCTCCCTACTACTACAACTACAAAAGTTAAACCAATAAAgcaaataatcaattaaaacgAAAGTCGCACATACCGAGAGGTAAAAGCTGCGAAGGATTTGTTGCCGCTACTGCCGCCATTTTGATAATAGACCTGAATAATCGGTCACCAAAATGTATGACAGACACTAGAAATCGATACTAGCAACCATCGATTGTTTGAAACGCGCTTGGCGCACACCAGCAGGAGGCGC
Coding sequences within:
- the lsm5 gene encoding U6 snRNA-associated Sm-like protein LSm5 isoform X2, which gives rise to MAAVAATNPSQLLPLELVDKCIGSRIHIVMKNDKEIVGTLLGFDDFVICHSEITPEGRRITKLDQILLNGNNITMLIPGGEGPEV
- the lsm5 gene encoding U6 snRNA-associated Sm-like protein LSm5 isoform X1; the encoded protein is MAAVAATNPSQLLPLELVDKCIGSRIHIVMKNDKEIVGTLLGFDDFVNMVLEDVTEFEITPEGRRITKLDQILLNGNNITMLIPGGEGPEV